A region of Plantactinospora sp. BC1 DNA encodes the following proteins:
- a CDS encoding NUDIX hydrolase produces the protein MTRTDHYHEPDAPKANSIVVAVTVFVRDDQDRVLLIQRADNGLWSIPGGGHEIGEYIADTAVRETHEETGIDVEVTGIVGVYSDPNHVVEYSDGQVRQQFSVCFRAEYRDGSPTTSDESPSVRWVARDELDDLTIHPSIRLRIEHGYDRRDPYIG, from the coding sequence ATGACCAGGACCGATCACTACCACGAGCCAGACGCGCCGAAGGCCAACAGCATCGTTGTCGCCGTCACCGTGTTCGTTCGGGACGACCAGGACCGCGTACTGCTCATCCAGCGGGCCGACAACGGACTGTGGTCCATCCCCGGCGGCGGCCACGAGATCGGTGAGTACATCGCCGACACGGCGGTCCGGGAGACGCACGAGGAGACCGGCATCGACGTGGAGGTGACCGGGATCGTCGGCGTCTACTCCGACCCCAACCATGTCGTCGAGTACTCCGACGGCCAGGTACGCCAGCAGTTCTCCGTCTGCTTCCGGGCCGAATACCGAGACGGCAGCCCGACAACCAGCGACGAGTCACCTTCCGTCCGCTGGGTAGCACGCGACGAGCTGGACGATCTGACCATTCACCCATCGATCCGACTACGGATCGAGCACGGCTACGATCGCCGCGATCCCTACATCGGTTAA